In a genomic window of Lacrimispora sp. BS-2:
- a CDS encoding ABC transporter substrate-binding protein, protein MLKKTTSILLAIIFCLTALTACSQPSTKENGDSNQVSASQTSPTQQAGYYPLKFTVYDDKGNEVQQTVPEEPKRVVVIGQGLAELMIHFGEKEKIVGLAYLDKSYSKYEEQVEQLPLLTDTWPSKESVIALKPDLIVAMSSAFTDERLGDISFWNKRGIPVLPGINYTMGRTIDSFFDDINNLGVVLNMKDKTDAFVEDQKARIKGIQDKASRATNKPRVLLFAGGQNDTYYYYGPSLCVIDEMVEGAGGEYIEVSQDTYVEMSAESILSINPDKMIVTEFQKSDSNAAEHLLFENSSLKNVTAIKKGNVMVVDYTNAIRGSLDLADLYEDVAEFVHPELFKEG, encoded by the coding sequence ATGCTTAAAAAAACAACATCTATTTTATTGGCAATCATCTTTTGCCTTACCGCATTGACTGCTTGTTCACAACCATCAACAAAAGAAAATGGGGATTCCAACCAAGTATCAGCCAGCCAGACCAGCCCCACGCAACAGGCCGGTTATTATCCTTTAAAATTTACTGTTTATGATGATAAAGGAAATGAAGTCCAGCAGACCGTTCCTGAGGAGCCAAAGAGAGTTGTCGTAATTGGGCAGGGCCTTGCAGAGTTGATGATTCATTTTGGGGAAAAAGAAAAGATTGTGGGACTGGCCTATTTAGACAAATCTTATTCCAAATATGAGGAGCAGGTGGAACAGCTTCCACTGCTCACGGATACTTGGCCCTCAAAGGAGTCTGTTATCGCTCTAAAGCCTGATTTAATTGTTGCGATGTCTTCAGCATTTACCGACGAACGCCTTGGCGATATTTCATTTTGGAATAAAAGGGGAATTCCTGTACTTCCAGGTATTAACTACACCATGGGCCGTACAATTGACAGTTTTTTTGACGACATCAATAATTTGGGAGTAGTACTAAATATGAAAGATAAAACAGATGCTTTTGTAGAGGATCAGAAAGCACGAATTAAAGGTATTCAGGACAAAGCTTCCCGGGCAACTAATAAACCAAGGGTTTTGCTGTTTGCCGGCGGTCAGAATGATACTTATTATTATTATGGTCCCAGCCTCTGTGTCATTGATGAAATGGTGGAAGGCGCAGGCGGTGAGTACATAGAAGTATCACAGGATACTTATGTGGAAATGTCGGCCGAATCCATTCTTTCCATTAATCCTGACAAAATGATTGTCACTGAGTTCCAAAAATCCGATAGCAATGCGGCAGAGCATTTGTTGTTTGAGAATTCAAGCCTGAAAAATGTTACCGCAATTAAAAAAGGGAATGTAATGGTGGTTGATTATACGAATGCAATTCGCGGAAGCCTTGATCTTGCGGACTTATATGAGGATGTTGCCGAGTTTGTTCATCCCGAACTGTTTAAGGAGGGATGA
- a CDS encoding undecaprenyl-diphosphate phosphatase encodes MPFDFMEVIKVIILGIVEGITEWLPISSTGHMLLVDEFLQLNMSESFKEMFFVVIQLGAILAVVVIFWNRMIPITFKENRQVVVDKDILSLWFKVVIACIPGAVVTVFFDDYIEAHLHTPVVIAITLIFYGIAFILIENWNQKRPSEECGVLDITYKTALMIGFFQVLSIIPGTSRSGSTIIGALLIGVPRLAAAEFTFFLAVPVMFGLSALKLLKFGIAFTGLELMTLGIGMAAAFIVSLLVIKFLMSYIKKHDFKIFGWYRIALGILVLLYFSI; translated from the coding sequence ATGCCATTTGATTTCATGGAAGTTATAAAAGTTATAATTCTTGGTATTGTAGAGGGCATTACAGAGTGGCTGCCCATCAGCAGCACAGGCCATATGCTCTTGGTCGATGAGTTCTTACAGCTTAATATGAGCGAATCATTTAAAGAAATGTTTTTTGTTGTTATTCAGCTTGGCGCAATCTTAGCGGTGGTGGTGATATTTTGGAACAGAATGATTCCTATTACATTCAAAGAAAACAGGCAGGTGGTTGTCGATAAGGATATTCTTTCCCTATGGTTTAAGGTTGTAATTGCCTGTATTCCGGGTGCTGTCGTGACAGTTTTCTTCGATGATTATATTGAAGCACATTTGCATACCCCTGTTGTCATTGCAATTACATTGATTTTTTATGGTATTGCATTTATTCTAATTGAAAATTGGAATCAAAAACGGCCCTCTGAGGAGTGTGGGGTGTTGGACATCACTTATAAAACAGCATTGATGATTGGCTTCTTTCAGGTACTGTCTATTATACCTGGTACATCGCGTTCCGGTTCAACAATTATCGGAGCTTTATTGATCGGAGTACCCAGGCTTGCAGCAGCGGAGTTTACATTCTTTCTTGCTGTACCGGTCATGTTCGGATTAAGCGCATTAAAGCTTTTAAAGTTCGGTATTGCTTTTACAGGGCTGGAATTAATGACGTTAGGGATTGGAATGGCGGCAGCATTTATTGTGTCATTGCTCGTTATTAAGTTCTTGATGAGCTATATTAAAAAACATGATTTTAAAATATTCGGCTGGTATCGCATTGCACTGGGCATCCTTGTGTTACTCTATTTTTCCATATAA
- a CDS encoding MerR family transcriptional regulator yields MHGLLRIGQVSKWYGISLDTLRHYDRKGLLEPIVDAQVVIGIIPWNIWTFWK; encoded by the coding sequence ATGCACGGATTGTTACGGATTGGACAAGTAAGCAAATGGTATGGAATATCCTTGGATACTTTACGGCACTATGATAGAAAGGGGCTGCTTGAACCAATCGTTGATGCACAAGTGGTTATCGGTATTATTCCCTGGAACATCTGGACATTCTGGAAATGA
- a CDS encoding AraC family transcriptional regulator: MEHKFYINSRNGYAAMLEQYRAMHEQIGEARFLPNHDKSKGIVYDIKPEYGKGTIQIYNLLGNVMLLIYNFVFYKDMVTVFDLAGNYFEIEYCIDGCMYIEEEKAGDTCFEANNLSLSLSQDMKGIIRRFAGQKYQGVSITADRQALSSYFGSTGAGLWNDTIEKLEDQFRSEYYLGLNAPPEIAAAFLQIFNCRLPEKTRTLFYESKVMETLSMIISNEVMKRETCELTALTPYELQKIKEIPQILLEQPFELPSILSLSKRLVINPKKLTKGFKLVYGDTIFSYHRKFSLQRASSMLLNTEKSINEIAYEIGYSSSSNFCAAFKKQYGITPLKYRESSVLRNAE; encoded by the coding sequence ATGGAGCATAAATTCTATATAAATTCAAGAAATGGATATGCCGCTATGTTAGAGCAATATAGAGCTATGCATGAGCAAATTGGGGAAGCTCGTTTCTTGCCTAACCACGATAAGAGTAAGGGCATCGTTTATGATATAAAGCCGGAGTATGGCAAAGGCACCATACAAATATATAATTTGCTCGGCAATGTTATGCTGCTCATCTATAACTTTGTGTTTTATAAGGATATGGTGACAGTATTTGATTTAGCAGGCAATTATTTTGAAATTGAATACTGCATCGATGGATGCATGTATATAGAAGAAGAAAAAGCAGGAGATACCTGTTTTGAAGCAAACAATTTATCCCTCTCTTTATCCCAGGATATGAAAGGCATCATCAGGCGCTTTGCGGGGCAAAAGTATCAGGGAGTTTCTATAACAGCAGACAGGCAAGCACTTTCCTCTTATTTTGGAAGTACCGGAGCCGGTTTATGGAATGATACAATAGAAAAACTGGAAGATCAGTTCCGCTCAGAGTACTATTTAGGTTTAAACGCTCCCCCTGAAATAGCTGCTGCTTTTCTGCAAATATTTAATTGCCGCCTTCCTGAAAAGACCCGTACTTTATTTTACGAGAGTAAGGTTATGGAAACATTATCAATGATTATATCCAACGAAGTTATGAAGCGTGAAACATGTGAGCTGACAGCACTCACTCCTTATGAATTGCAAAAAATCAAGGAAATTCCTCAAATCTTACTTGAACAGCCATTTGAATTACCAAGTATCCTTTCCCTGTCTAAAAGGTTGGTCATTAATCCTAAAAAACTTACAAAGGGTTTCAAGCTGGTCTATGGAGATACTATTTTTAGCTATCACAGGAAATTTTCATTACAGCGGGCATCTTCCATGTTGCTGAATACGGAGAAATCAATTAACGAAATCGCCTATGAGATTGGCTATTCAAGCTCCAGCAATTTTTGTGCAGCATTTAAAAAGCAATATGGTATTACCCCATTAAAATATCGGGAGTCCTCTGTGCTGCGTAATGCAGAATAA
- a CDS encoding ATP-binding cassette domain-containing protein, translating into MEYLIETRNLKKQYGKSIVVNDVSVHVPKGKIYALLGRNGAGKTTLMKMLLKLIQSTSGEIYLFGTRCEKTDRSIYRQIGSIIETPGILRKSYRV; encoded by the coding sequence ATGGAATATCTTATTGAAACAAGAAATCTGAAAAAACAGTATGGAAAATCAATTGTGGTAAACGATGTCAGCGTCCATGTACCGAAAGGGAAAATCTACGCCTTGCTCGGCAGAAATGGTGCAGGAAAAACAACCTTAATGAAAATGCTTCTTAAACTCATTCAATCAACAAGCGGAGAAATTTATTTGTTTGGTACAAGGTGTGAGAAGACAGACCGCAGCATTTACCGGCAAATCGGATCTATCATTGAGACGCCTGGTATTTTACGAAAATCTTACCGCGTCTGA
- a CDS encoding ABC transporter permease translates to MGLQTSRYRALLNLVYCEILKLKRSKIVLFSILGVLSTPFMMLVEALQTHFDHPEQVFTLNDIFDSSLLYVMLLMNMMVYVAITSYLFSREYTEKTLKMILPAPVSRIDFITGKFLMLYIWTTVLTVLTWAAIFVLMSVYHVIFGLDGFRFNVAGEWLIKFLLGRVLMFLTISPFAYIAEKTKGFVIPVIVSAAVVMGSAAISNHKFGAFYPWTANLFLVNGRIQSRDYPISVVIGIILFVSLSGFYSTFRYFYKEDLK, encoded by the coding sequence ATGGGATTACAGACTTCCAGGTACAGGGCATTGCTTAATCTGGTTTACTGTGAAATCTTAAAATTGAAACGCTCTAAAATCGTCTTATTCAGTATCTTAGGCGTTTTGTCCACTCCTTTTATGATGTTAGTCGAAGCGTTGCAAACCCATTTTGACCATCCGGAGCAGGTTTTTACATTAAATGACATATTCGACAGCAGCTTGTTATATGTCATGTTATTGATGAATATGATGGTTTATGTGGCGATTACCTCTTACTTATTCAGCAGGGAGTATACGGAAAAGACATTGAAAATGATATTGCCTGCACCTGTTTCGCGAATTGACTTTATAACTGGCAAGTTTCTCATGCTGTATATTTGGACTACGGTACTGACTGTTTTGACCTGGGCAGCAATCTTTGTTTTAATGTCAGTTTATCATGTCATCTTTGGTTTAGATGGGTTTCGTTTTAATGTTGCAGGCGAATGGCTGATCAAGTTTTTATTGGGGCGTGTATTAATGTTTTTGACCATATCTCCATTTGCATATATAGCCGAAAAAACAAAAGGATTTGTTATACCTGTGATTGTGTCAGCAGCCGTTGTTATGGGGAGTGCAGCAATTAGTAATCATAAATTTGGCGCTTTCTATCCTTGGACAGCTAACTTATTTTTAGTAAATGGCAGAATTCAAAGTAGGGATTATCCAATTTCCGTAGTCATAGGGATCATTTTATTTGTTTCACTCTCAGGCTTTTATTCAACATTTAGATATTTTTATAAGGAGGATTTAAAATAA
- a CDS encoding ABC transporter ATP-binding protein: protein MNLKADHISVTLSGTDIVKNISIQVDHKQFVGIIGPNGCGKSTLLKSIYKVIKPQEGTVFLGDKDVLKSSARAISKDMGVVGQFNELDFDFTVHEMVMMGRTPHKHLMESDNMEDYKIAANALERVNLTEYGDRSYLTLSGGEKQRVILARAIAQQPEFLILDEPTNHLDIKYQLQILSVVKSLNIGVLAALHDLSMASVYCDFLYVVKDGRIIASGSPKAVLTKELIRQVYEIDCEIYSNPVTGDLAIAYLSQNNRRQEGRNTWNLI from the coding sequence TTGAATTTAAAAGCAGATCACATATCAGTCACCTTATCGGGGACAGATATTGTAAAAAATATCAGCATTCAAGTGGATCATAAACAGTTTGTTGGGATCATTGGACCCAATGGATGCGGAAAGTCCACTTTGCTGAAAAGTATTTATAAAGTTATCAAACCGCAAGAGGGAACTGTCTTTTTAGGGGATAAGGATGTTTTAAAATCATCTGCGCGTGCCATTTCAAAAGATATGGGTGTGGTAGGCCAATTTAATGAATTGGATTTCGATTTTACTGTCCATGAGATGGTAATGATGGGGAGAACGCCCCATAAACACTTAATGGAATCTGACAATATGGAGGATTATAAAATCGCAGCCAATGCCTTAGAACGAGTTAACTTGACAGAGTATGGGGACAGAAGCTATTTAACATTATCTGGCGGTGAAAAACAACGGGTAATATTGGCAAGAGCAATCGCTCAACAGCCTGAATTCCTGATTCTTGATGAGCCGACCAACCATTTGGACATTAAATACCAGCTTCAGATTTTATCAGTTGTCAAATCATTAAATATTGGTGTTCTTGCAGCTCTCCATGATCTTTCCATGGCATCTGTTTACTGCGATTTTCTTTATGTAGTGAAAGACGGACGGATCATAGCTTCAGGAAGTCCAAAAGCAGTGCTGACAAAGGAGCTTATAAGGCAGGTTTATGAAATCGATTGTGAAATTTACTCTAATCCGGTTACCGGAGATTTAGCAATTGCATATCTGTCTCAAAATAACAGGCGTCAGGAGGGAAGAAATACATGGAACTTGATATGA
- a CDS encoding helix-turn-helix transcriptional regulator has protein sequence MEFNEKLQQLRKQRNLTQEQLAEQLYVSRTAISKWESGKGYPNIESLKGISKLFDVSIDELLSGDELISIAATENRSNLSKVFGFIYAVLDIMAIAFILLPLYGQPVGTHIQAVNLLMYTNNTQAILTCYWVIFITLTGLGITQFVFSYLEKEKLRGIISKTSFAIDAIAIISFFATREPYAGALLFFFFVIKVFTLLKEKQIK, from the coding sequence TTGGAATTCAATGAAAAATTACAACAACTTAGAAAACAAAGGAATCTGACTCAGGAACAACTTGCAGAACAATTATACGTTTCAAGAACTGCAATCTCAAAATGGGAAAGTGGTAAGGGTTATCCCAATATTGAGTCACTAAAAGGTATATCAAAGCTTTTTGATGTTTCTATTGATGAGCTGCTTTCTGGTGATGAACTCATTAGTATAGCAGCAACTGAAAATCGTTCTAATTTGAGTAAAGTCTTCGGATTCATCTATGCGGTGCTGGATATAATGGCAATTGCCTTTATCCTTTTACCTCTTTACGGACAACCGGTGGGGACTCATATCCAGGCGGTTAATCTGCTTATGTACACTAATAATACTCAGGCAATTCTTACATGTTATTGGGTCATTTTTATTACCTTGACAGGGCTTGGGATCACGCAGTTTGTTTTTTCATATTTAGAAAAAGAAAAATTAAGGGGTATCATTTCCAAGACTTCCTTTGCCATAGATGCAATAGCGATTATTTCCTTTTTTGCAACAAGAGAGCCATATGCAGGGGCCTTGCTGTTTTTCTTTTTTGTTATTAAGGTATTCACCTTGTTAAAAGAAAAACAAATCAAATAA
- a CDS encoding GNAT family N-acetyltransferase: MLLLDVNTPNECYIEHIAINEALRGKGIGMLLQHAEQALLDQGYTSWSLAVAEENSAKHLYSKLRFKEIKKIKSLLKGFFVGTFQWTFMQFFLSQRLYGKIE, translated from the coding sequence ATGTTGCTGTTAGATGTTAACACGCCAAATGAATGCTATATAGAACATATCGCAATTAATGAAGCATTACGTGGAAAAGGAATTGGCATGCTGCTTCAGCATGCCGAACAAGCCTTATTGGATCAGGGTTATACCTCCTGGTCATTAGCGGTTGCTGAAGAAAACTCTGCAAAACACCTTTATTCCAAGTTAAGATTTAAAGAAATAAAAAAGATAAAAAGTCTCTTAAAAGGATTTTTTGTCGGAACATTTCAGTGGACCTTTATGCAATTTTTTTTATCCCAAAGGTTATATGGAAAAATAGAGTAA
- a CDS encoding ATP-binding cassette domain-containing protein, whose protein sequence is MRLRGQGKKEDIMKALEMVGLHHEFSKPFSDYSLGMKQRLGIAAALMHEPKLLILDEQINGLDPIGISEIRTLLTSLCRDKGTTIFVSSHVLSEIEQIADVIGVMHEGQLIEEIKMEDLQNRRHEYIEFEVSDMTKALEILEKSYGITDFQVQGIA, encoded by the coding sequence ATGCGCTTGCGTGGTCAGGGAAAAAAGGAGGACATAATGAAGGCTTTGGAAATGGTCGGTCTGCATCATGAATTTTCAAAGCCCTTTTCGGATTATTCATTAGGTATGAAACAACGGCTTGGAATTGCAGCGGCACTGATGCATGAACCCAAATTGCTCATACTGGATGAGCAGATCAACGGACTTGATCCAATCGGAATCTCAGAAATCCGCACATTACTTACATCACTTTGCCGGGACAAAGGAACGACTATATTTGTATCCAGCCATGTGCTTAGTGAAATTGAGCAAATTGCGGATGTCATTGGAGTGATGCATGAGGGACAGTTGATTGAAGAAATCAAAATGGAGGACCTTCAAAATCGCAGACATGAGTATATTGAATTTGAAGTTTCAGATATGACGAAAGCATTGGAAATTCTGGAAAAAAGCTATGGGATTACAGACTTCCAGGTACAGGGCATTGCTTAA
- a CDS encoding DEAD/DEAH box helicase, which produces MDIKGFHNYTISEDIVKALNGLEYDIPTEVQAKVIPAALEKNDLIVKAKTGSGKTAAYAIPICELVEWLENKPQALILTPTRELAVQVKEDFTNIGRFKRIKAAAIYGGHQFSIEKAELKQKTHVVVGTPGRVMDHIKKGTLTLNKINCLVIDEADRMLDMGFIEQVETIIKELPGERMTMLFSATMSDEVKSISSNYMRDPVNIDVSEASIMTADINHFLYITNEEDKFGLLTDVMIIEKPDSGIIFCSTKDRVDMVCDSLNDLGYPCIKMHGGMEQADRLSAMMRFRRGEYRYLIATDVAARGIDIENISLVINYDIPLDEENYVHRTGRTGRAGQKGKAISFVVSTQTRYLHDIEELIGFKIQEITKPAKEEVARLKPSFDKKMNMVPQIKKLKSDQLNKDIMKLRFNGGKKKKLRATNFVGVISNLEGVGAEDIGIITIQDTLTYIEILNGKGPLVLEAMKHTMVCGKQLKVTEARI; this is translated from the coding sequence ATGGATATTAAAGGTTTTCACAATTATACAATCAGCGAGGATATCGTAAAGGCACTTAATGGTCTGGAATATGATATACCTACAGAAGTACAGGCTAAAGTCATTCCAGCCGCTTTAGAAAAAAATGATCTTATCGTCAAAGCGAAGACGGGCAGCGGCAAGACGGCTGCATACGCAATTCCCATATGTGAATTAGTTGAATGGCTTGAAAATAAACCACAAGCACTAATCCTGACTCCTACAAGGGAACTTGCTGTTCAAGTAAAAGAGGATTTTACCAATATAGGAAGATTTAAACGAATAAAGGCAGCGGCAATCTATGGGGGACACCAGTTTTCTATTGAGAAAGCAGAGTTAAAGCAGAAAACACATGTAGTCGTTGGTACGCCGGGGCGTGTTATGGATCACATAAAGAAAGGTACGTTGACCTTAAATAAAATTAACTGCTTGGTAATTGATGAAGCAGACAGAATGCTGGATATGGGGTTTATTGAACAGGTAGAAACAATTATAAAAGAACTGCCCGGGGAACGGATGACAATGTTATTTTCTGCGACCATGTCCGATGAAGTAAAAAGTATATCATCGAATTATATGAGAGACCCTGTCAATATAGATGTCAGCGAGGCCAGTATCATGACAGCTGATATTAATCATTTTCTTTATATTACAAATGAAGAAGATAAGTTTGGACTGCTTACCGATGTTATGATTATTGAAAAACCGGATAGCGGTATCATCTTTTGCAGTACAAAGGATCGGGTGGATATGGTATGTGATAGCCTGAATGATTTAGGCTATCCCTGTATTAAAATGCATGGAGGTATGGAACAGGCTGATCGATTATCTGCAATGATGCGTTTTAGAAGGGGAGAGTACCGCTATTTAATTGCTACAGATGTAGCGGCAAGAGGTATCGATATAGAGAACATTTCTCTGGTCATTAACTATGACATTCCCCTGGATGAGGAAAACTATGTCCATCGTACCGGAAGAACAGGGCGTGCAGGGCAAAAAGGGAAAGCCATCTCCTTTGTGGTTTCCACACAAACCAGATATTTACATGACATCGAAGAACTGATCGGGTTTAAAATTCAGGAAATAACGAAACCTGCCAAAGAGGAAGTGGCCAGGCTGAAACCTTCTTTTGATAAAAAAATGAATATGGTTCCTCAGATTAAAAAGCTGAAAAGTGATCAGTTAAATAAGGATATAATGAAATTGCGTTTCAATGGCGGAAAGAAAAAGAAGCTTAGGGCAACTAATTTTGTTGGAGTCATATCCAATCTGGAAGGTGTGGGAGCAGAGGACATCGGAATAATAACTATACAAGATACCCTTACCTATATAGAAATACTAAACGGTAAAGGCCCATTGGTACTGGAAGCAATGAAACATACAATGGTCTGCGGTAAGCAATTGAAGGTGACGGAGGCGAGAATTTAA
- a CDS encoding iron ABC transporter permease produces the protein MVSTYKEEQKNPSRMFNGSLQKRPAFSIILAILLVAVVMSVVISLSIGQVNIPFQQSFQILVHQLTGYQIHDAGEQLNGMFVDIIWQIRFPRVLLAMITGAGLALCGVVMQASVQNPLADPYILGISSGGVLGATFSIMLGFGAGGILGEFGVASWAFIGALIAAALVLVLASIGEKTSSVKLVLAGTIINAICSASSNFIIYFAKNSEGIRSVSFWTMGSLASAEWDTLPLVTASVVMATAFFLSQSRVMNTMLMGEEAAITLGVNLNFYRRLYMVISSVVTGVLVSTCGIIGFVGLIIPHIVRGVVGADHKRLVPASILSGSLFMMWTDVFARTVIPNGELPIGIVTSLLGAPVFMYMLIKKGYRFGGR, from the coding sequence ATGGTTTCAACATACAAAGAAGAACAAAAGAACCCCTCCCGAATGTTTAACGGCAGTTTACAAAAGCGGCCTGCATTCTCAATTATTCTTGCAATTTTACTCGTCGCTGTCGTTATGTCAGTTGTAATTTCACTATCCATTGGACAGGTAAATATACCCTTTCAACAATCCTTTCAAATATTGGTACATCAACTGACCGGGTATCAGATCCATGATGCCGGTGAGCAGCTAAACGGTATGTTTGTGGATATTATCTGGCAAATCCGTTTTCCAAGGGTTTTGCTGGCAATGATTACGGGGGCTGGGCTGGCACTTTGCGGAGTAGTAATGCAGGCTTCCGTACAAAACCCATTGGCAGACCCCTATATTTTAGGAATTTCATCTGGAGGTGTCTTAGGAGCAACCTTTTCAATTATGCTTGGGTTTGGGGCCGGAGGAATACTCGGAGAATTCGGAGTAGCATCATGGGCATTTATTGGTGCGCTGATTGCGGCAGCACTTGTCCTGGTCCTTGCCAGTATTGGGGAAAAAACATCTTCTGTCAAGCTGGTTTTAGCGGGAACTATAATTAATGCCATATGCAGTGCATCTTCAAACTTTATCATTTATTTTGCTAAAAACTCAGAGGGTATCCGTTCCGTATCCTTTTGGACAATGGGAAGTCTGGCATCAGCAGAGTGGGATACTTTGCCTCTTGTGACTGCGTCGGTAGTTATGGCAACAGCCTTTTTCCTGTCTCAATCAAGAGTGATGAACACGATGTTAATGGGAGAAGAAGCCGCAATCACCCTGGGTGTTAATTTGAATTTTTACAGACGGTTATACATGGTGATTTCTTCCGTAGTAACAGGCGTTTTAGTTTCCACTTGTGGAATTATTGGGTTTGTAGGCCTTATTATTCCTCATATTGTCCGAGGTGTCGTGGGAGCGGATCATAAACGGCTGGTCCCTGCGTCGATTCTTTCCGGATCTTTATTTATGATGTGGACAGATGTTTTTGCACGGACAGTAATTCCAAATGGAGAACTGCCAATTGGCATCGTTACTTCACTTCTTGGTGCACCTGTGTTTATGTATATGCTGATTAAAAAAGGCTACAGGTTTGGAGGGAGATAA
- a CDS encoding GNAT family N-acetyltransferase, protein MGCKIREWQVEDAENLALAINNKKIQDNLRDGLPYPYTVEDAKEYITSMLSANKDVTYAFAVTVYDKVIGSIGVFRCNNIHFRSAEMGYYIAESYWGKGIGTSAVKQTCYRF, encoded by the coding sequence GTGGGGTGTAAAATACGGGAATGGCAGGTAGAGGATGCTGAAAATTTAGCATTAGCGATAAATAACAAGAAAATCCAGGATAATTTAAGAGATGGATTGCCTTATCCCTACACAGTTGAAGATGCAAAAGAATATATTACCTCTATGTTGTCAGCGAACAAGGATGTGACATATGCTTTTGCTGTTACGGTATATGATAAAGTGATTGGAAGCATTGGAGTGTTCCGCTGTAACAACATTCATTTCAGAAGTGCTGAAATGGGTTATTATATAGCGGAATCATATTGGGGAAAAGGAATTGGAACAAGTGCAGTGAAACAGACTTGCTACCGCTTTTAA